A stretch of DNA from Mugil cephalus isolate CIBA_MC_2020 chromosome 12, CIBA_Mcephalus_1.1, whole genome shotgun sequence:
TACCATACTTTGGTGTTAGGCTTGTTTCTCACAAATCCACTGCACAGAAGTTTGACACGGCAGGTCGTTCCACTCACTGGTGACAGCTCTGATATGAGCGCAGTCCTCTTCGGTCAAGGGGGCATCTTTACCTCCGTTATCAGGCTGGTCTTCCCCCCAGTACCTAACAATGAACAAGTGAATCATGAAAGCTGATGTAAATGCTCAGTAGTACgtcgtttacatgcacgtaaaaaaaattaattatccAATTAAGACGTATAGATAATGTAAATGGAATTTTGGGCAAATTCAACGGTTTGAAGCCACTTTTTAATCTCTACTCTGTCCGGCTCACATAAACACCAATAAAGCttattttattatctgtgtgtctgtaatcACACAGGACAGAAACATGTCTGCAACGTTTTTTAGTTGTAGAGAGTTGACAGTCGCTTCgttttaaaagataaatgaaaccAGACTCGATGTGGGCAGCACAACTGAAAACATGGGTCAGTGTATATTCATTGGTGTCAAGAAAGTTTAAGgggtatttttttaatacatggAGGCCCACTGTGGTCCATATTTATCTGTCATGATTGATGTTTTGGGACACGTAAACAcatatgtcatattttatttatttttatttttttaaattaacaccCATGTAAAATGCAGCTAGTAATAAGTGTAGAATTAATACTGGGTGTGGGTCGACCCTAAGAAAAAACTCTAATCCATTGGCATTACTTATAAATACACTTAGACGCTCTAAAAGGCAGATATTTAGTTTTGTATCTTGcagcagaatttattttttaccattgatactatttttttttctttacaggaaGCTGAGGGCTTGTGGTTGGTTGCCTTGACATTTGTGGGgtggtttatttttatcttttatttttttggtctaTCTCCTAATCAAACGACAGTTCAACCACCCCTCTGTTTTAGATGAGTTGCTAATCACAGGCAGCGTTAATTGCTAGAATCCTCTTTCATGGatgaataatttttatttaaaccaattTAAAGGATTTGTTCATACCTTAGAGATAATGGAGTTCCATCAACCCATTTCCAGgtatcttctcctcctctgtcattcAAACCAATCCAAGCTGCTGCCTTGGTTAATGTAGAGACAGAGGTCTgttcaaaatgaagaaaaacataattGAGTTCTGAAACATAATCTCATACCTATTAAAATAATCTACAGGGAAAAACTATACCTGTTCTTCAGGGCTGTCTATCACCACCAGATCTGCTCCTCTGTTTCTGCAGTCCTGTCTGGCTTCATCCCAGGAACCAGATGCTTCAGAGAGGAAGTAACAGGTGCAATTGAACATTTTCCATCCTGCAGGACACGTTTTCTCTGGAAGAAACGTCAAAGAAGAGACATTACAGGAAAGCTGGcctggagtcactctgttggGAAGTGGATACGCTCCAGCAAAGACCTGCCGGGCCACTCGAAAAAAAGGAAATCCAAGTGACTCACATcctaatagattttttttttttttttactttattcagACCATGTGGGAAGTTCGAGTGTgcagtagcttgtacacaaacatacacatcaGCATAACACACCAACACGTAAGGAAATATGTAGGAGACTGTACTAACATGTATTTGAGTgtaaaactatgtacagttgacCAATTTACGAGTGAGTATTTAAGCGTTTAAACAGTGGCGTTGTACAGTCTGTTGACTGTGGGAACAAAGGAGCTCCTGAACCTCTCAGTGCTGCAGCGTAGTCATGGATTAAGACCGGTCGCCCAACCTTGGGAACGAGAACCAGACATGATGTTTTCCTCAGTGCTAGATGCAGTCGCTTCAGTTCACCTTCCAACCCCTCTGTTGTGAGGGAGAGGGGGTGGTGAGGTGTGAAAAGCTAAGTCATTGCACCTTCTGCAAGAgacgtggggggggggggggggggggggggggggtgaaatgGGGAGCGGCACCGGCGTTGGGGGTGTGGAGGTGTGAGACGGAAGACATGGTGATGagctggaggagggggaggtaaTGGTGGTAATGGACGTTAATAGCTAGAAATTAATAGCGCCATGTTTACTCTGGTTTTGTTGAACCTTTCTGGTCATTTACTAATTACCGTCGTTCAATTTCCAAAAAACAAGAGATTTTAGTAATAGTTGCAAATGTTCACGCACTCCACTTTTCATCTCATGGCGGTGGTATTCTTTGCAGACCTAAACCAGTGCGTACAGTGGTCAACTACTCAGCCAAAAAAGATTTTGCAAGCCAGCTCAAGATCGAATTATAAAAGCTGGTCTTAGTCACCCACCTACACCCACCCACAGCTCCTTCCTGCCTGCCTGTGGCTTGTAACCAAGTAGTGGGGGATtgccaaagaaaacaatgagaACCTGCCGACTGACAAATTTTGAAAGCTAGCAAGTATTCTGTAGCTGCTCACATCAGTTTGAAGTGATGTCATCTGAGATCTTGAGTTAATTATGTCATTTCTTTGCCGTCTACTAAAGGTTGGGCCCTCAGCCTCAGATGAAGAAGTATAAAGCGCTACAACGTCCACATGAGGTCGTGCTGGTTGAATATTGCACCACATGGACTCTCACTCAGAAGAAACGAGAACTGCAGAGtgcctttcattttctgtattttcagaAAGTCTTGTCCGTCACATAAAAGGCAAAGTGTAAGATTAATTTAAGAATAAGACAAGCCGGGCCGCAATGTCCCAGTCGAGAGCAGTTCAGGGTTTCAGTTGTTCAGTTATGAATCCCCCCTTATGTTCATAGATCTTGAGACAAATATCTTCCAAACTTTCTACAACCATCCTTGATTTCTGGCTTGTTTTCTTGAGGAACCACACCTTTTCTTAagataatgacataaataaagctGAAGACAAGCTAAGCGTATTGagcaaataaactaaatttcaGAAGGTGACGTTATGTGGCGTTTGTTGTAGTTATTGGATTTCATTCAAGTGTTGAGGCAAAAAACGGCCAAATCAAGgctaaacacacactggaaattTATCTTCTTCTCCGGGAGCTGAAACATCCTTTGACAGTGTTACCGCCCTCTGCACTTCCCTTTCGGTGCACTTTCACATCGGCAGCAGTCCCGGGTCAGACATCCCACCGTGAGAATGTACTTTGCAGATAAACAATCGGTGGCATGGTCTTGTtggtgcgctgccatgatcattaaaaaaacgtgggatatcgctataccAACTGTATGTAAACAAAGTCACACATGTATTCCCCGATCGGTGCAATTACCCAAACATGACGTAGCCTATGgataattcacctatgcgctttcATaggatcgtgtaacaacacatttgatttgttttcttgaaaaaaatgaaccaaaatctctgcccttcatagatcggtctttatgggagtagaccaaaacttgtttttaagctgaagcttctacaaatCCGACAGGCCGTCGATGAGAATGTACCATGCAGATTCATCAACATCAGAgtgaaaaacccgggtcgatgcgacattcctgttcacatcaaagccgCGTCTAGCCGAGCCAATAAAATCCTGGATCCACCTGGGATTttcgctcgatgtgaaaggCTCAAGTGTCTTTGGCCTGTGCTTAATCACCTTAACCAGtcacacctgagaagactgaatAAAGGGCCTTGTTGTAAAGGCCTAGGGGGATCACTTGTCAGCTGCAGAAGCTTACCAcgtgaaataaacaataatttttTGTAACTCCCCCATGTGTCTTCACTTTGACTTGACTGTCTTCACTTGAGCCGGGTCGTTACACAGAGCCACAAGGTAAGTCTGGTTAAAGTGTGACATGTCATGTAACGACCAAATTTACCACAGCCTCGTGTGAACTGTTATGATGTTCTGATGTCAGAGCTGACCTGCTGCAACCATAGGTGAGAATTAACGCTGAGAACAcaattttctgttgtgtcacttcgtctcttccttatttctcttaTTGAAGATTTTAAGATGTGTGAAACAGCACCCATCTACACATTACATAGCCAAACACAGTATTGCACTGTTGTCTGAAGAGAAGCCAGGCAGAGTTAGCGTCCCATGgtgagaaaacaacaagaatGATGAACCAATCAGATGACGGTGCcacccaataaaaaaaaaattaaaaaaaattcacacgCTACACTACTGGTTGCAGgccttcattattttttctcttttttagcTCTAGATTCTCTTTTTATGCTTTGGTGGATTACTCCTTTTTTTGGAACTTTTGGCTGAGTGTTACCGATCAGACATACAGATCAAATGTTTGTCAGAAGACATAGAATGCATTAATTCTTGAAAAATGCAACTTTGCAACCAGTGTTTATATTGCatgattttgactttttgaaCCTAATTTCTGTAGAACATCTTCATGGACAAGCAACAAATACATCTCATGGAATACAAAGACTCACTCTGTTTGGACAGACTCTGA
This window harbors:
- the LOC125017266 gene encoding CD209 antigen-like protein C encodes the protein MDEIYENFESGQSVKLKYSANFSGPRTSKWSLYVGLNFFLILLSVSLLVGLIILGVRCHTSVHDVAAELSANKENLTKLLQTSNDKLSSMTEERDLLKANLTEKNKELERLQSLSKQKKTCPAGWKMFNCTCYFLSEASGSWDEARQDCRNRGADLVVIDSPEEQTSVSTLTKAAAWIGLNDRGGEDTWKWVDGTPLSLRYWGEDQPDNGGKDAPLTEEDCAHIRAVTSEWNDLPCQTSVQWICEKQA